Proteins from a genomic interval of Treponema succinifaciens DSM 2489:
- the csm5 gene encoding type III-A CRISPR-associated RAMP protein Csm5, producing MKEIYKIKIEPMTAVHIGSGNTLSPLDYKLANTSSGKRKYVRFSSDSILNRVATDEKLRNEFEMFSLNSDMKSLQSFFHKNMKNEDVSYLCLPTKEFEEKYDENLKKDPLQNACEVLEMYRPSLKSFPGIPGSSIKGAIRTALVDSCVKDVESGFDFYTAKKNRNFENQILSNKDAKTDPFRAIHVGDCNFTTPLTQGVGTLQIINGEAGRLSEKNSTQVQAEVLLGKIVSKESVPQLFSLTIDKDLQKTGNVSKRFFIKDIINECNYFYGENFKQEYEYFYKNSDSEKLELIDKLFMEIKNITEKESENSFIIRLGRWSQFEFVTLYDENHKFGASRTVLNYDGQYLPMGWCKCTKVI from the coding sequence ATGAAAGAAATCTACAAAATAAAAATCGAGCCGATGACCGCCGTTCATATTGGAAGCGGAAACACATTGTCGCCGTTGGATTATAAGCTGGCAAATACAAGTTCTGGTAAAAGAAAATACGTCCGCTTTTCTTCTGATTCAATTCTGAACAGAGTCGCAACAGATGAAAAACTTAGAAATGAATTCGAGATGTTTTCTCTAAACAGTGACATGAAATCTTTGCAGAGTTTTTTTCATAAAAACATGAAGAACGAAGATGTTTCTTACCTGTGTCTGCCGACTAAAGAATTTGAAGAGAAATATGACGAGAATCTAAAAAAAGACCCGTTGCAGAATGCCTGCGAAGTCTTGGAAATGTACAGACCTTCCTTAAAGAGTTTCCCTGGAATTCCCGGAAGTTCAATAAAAGGAGCTATAAGAACGGCTCTTGTTGATTCCTGTGTAAAAGATGTTGAAAGCGGATTTGATTTTTACACGGCAAAGAAAAACAGAAACTTTGAAAATCAAATTCTGAGTAATAAAGATGCAAAAACAGATCCGTTTAGAGCAATTCATGTTGGCGACTGTAATTTTACAACACCGCTGACACAAGGTGTTGGAACTCTTCAGATTATAAATGGAGAAGCTGGACGTCTTTCAGAGAAAAATTCCACGCAGGTTCAAGCAGAGGTGCTTTTAGGTAAAATCGTTTCAAAAGAATCTGTTCCGCAGCTGTTTAGTCTTACTATTGATAAGGACTTGCAGAAAACAGGAAATGTTTCAAAAAGATTCTTCATAAAAGACATTATAAATGAATGTAATTATTTTTATGGTGAAAATTTTAAGCAGGAATATGAGTATTTTTATAAAAATTCGGATTCCGAAAAACTTGAATTGATAGATAAACTTTTTATGGAAATTAAAAACATCACGGAGAAAGAATCTGAGAATTCATTTATAATAAGGCTTGGAAGATGGAGTCAGTTTGAATTCGTAACTTTGTATGATGAAAATCATAAATTTGGAGCTTCCAGAACCGTTCTAAATTACGATGGCCAATATCTTCCGATGGGCTGGTGCAAGTGCACTAAAGTAATCTGA
- the csm4 gene encoding type III-A CRISPR-associated RAMP protein Csm4: MQLYKVSIKLKSAFVTPLKGDTIWGHIVWGIANHEDEQAVEKFLAEEKSATPSLIVSSAFPKGTICKPFPKHEDRKPRLSTEEYSQIKKIKKEKFVSSAKYFSDFSENETKSFIFERVQTMHNSINRFSNTVEEGNLFAVEEFWASGQDFDLYVLSSYSKERLSQLLDWAFENGYGADSSTGKGEISVENIIPVQPKISSNKYVALAPFVADFSEIKENSLRANTFIRTGKIGGAFASSMCPYKKTVVLFDEGAVFESAIPLQFIGKLITKVHSDERICQSGFAPILPIGDDE; this comes from the coding sequence ATGCAACTCTATAAAGTTTCAATAAAACTGAAGTCCGCATTTGTAACACCGTTAAAAGGCGACACAATCTGGGGACATATTGTGTGGGGAATCGCAAACCACGAGGACGAGCAGGCTGTGGAAAAATTTCTTGCGGAAGAAAAATCGGCAACGCCAAGCTTGATTGTTTCTTCTGCATTTCCAAAAGGAACAATCTGCAAGCCTTTTCCAAAGCATGAGGATAGAAAACCCAGATTGTCTACAGAAGAATATTCTCAAATAAAAAAAATCAAGAAAGAAAAATTTGTTTCTTCCGCAAAGTATTTTTCAGATTTTTCTGAAAATGAAACGAAATCTTTCATTTTTGAACGGGTTCAGACAATGCACAATTCCATAAACCGGTTTTCAAACACGGTGGAAGAGGGAAATCTTTTTGCAGTGGAAGAATTTTGGGCAAGTGGTCAGGATTTTGATTTGTATGTTTTATCATCATATTCTAAAGAACGGCTAAGTCAGCTCTTGGACTGGGCTTTTGAAAACGGATACGGTGCGGATTCCTCAACAGGAAAAGGAGAAATCTCTGTGGAAAATATTATTCCTGTGCAACCTAAAATCAGTTCAAATAAATATGTTGCGCTTGCTCCGTTTGTTGCGGATTTTTCAGAAATTAAAGAAAATTCTTTGCGGGCGAATACATTTATCCGCACAGGAAAAATCGGCGGGGCTTTTGCCTCATCAATGTGTCCTTATAAAAAGACAGTGGTTCTGTTTGATGAAGGCGCGGTTTTTGAGTCAGCAATACCGTTACAGTTTATTGGAAAACTGATTACAAAAGTCCATTCTGATGAGCGGATTTGTCAGTCGGGATTTGCACCGATTTTGCCGATAGGAGATGACGAATGA
- the csx20 gene encoding CRISPR-associated protein Csx20, with amino-acid sequence MPRTFCLLNHVLTQKQLAELGEKFNSIEVVYPEKNLAELWAQIPPEKSNEEVVGSVVSWLKGESAPGDLFIIQGEFGSTFTLVDFALKNGLVPLYATTRRVAKESRSGETVRREYVFEHVCFKKYQYFE; translated from the coding sequence ATGCCCAGAACATTTTGTCTTCTAAACCACGTCCTCACCCAAAAGCAGCTTGCCGAGCTTGGTGAAAAATTCAATTCCATAGAAGTTGTTTACCCGGAAAAAAATCTTGCGGAACTCTGGGCACAGATTCCGCCGGAAAAGTCCAATGAGGAAGTTGTTGGGTCTGTTGTTTCCTGGCTTAAAGGTGAGTCTGCTCCAGGCGATTTGTTCATAATTCAAGGTGAATTCGGCTCGACTTTCACGCTTGTGGATTTTGCCTTAAAAAACGGTCTTGTTCCGCTCTATGCCACAACCCGGCGCGTTGCAAAAGAATCCCGCAGCGGGGAAACAGTCCGCCGCGAATATGTTTTTGAGCATGTCTGTTTCAAAAAGTATCAGTATTTTGAATAA
- a CDS encoding RNA-binding domain-containing protein, producing the protein MTPNTILKKIKLGETVTQEFKRCGNGIHSDVYETVCSFLNRFGGDIFLGVDDDGNIEGVPENAVRDLTRNFINCLNNPSLFNPVCTATIEPISVDEKIVLWVYVPNASQVYSFKGKVYDRQGDSDIVVTSTDKIAEMYIRKQNIFTERRVFPYLKLENLREDVFQKARQLAYNRNSNHSWMKMDNMQLLKSTGLYTHDYATNEDGLTLAAALLFGQDEVIQDICPTYWTDALCRKIDTDRYDDREIIQTNLIDSVDLLMQFAKKHTSDKFYLDENMQSISLRSNICREMIVNCLIHREFTSGRISKFVIEKDRMYVENPNKAQNKGKLTPENIEPFPKNPCISKVFREITYSEELGSGFIKLNKFVPLYSGKNIRPEFIDGDMFRIVVPLGEMGENADVQNFDKNMNDGKQINCGENCGENCGENCGENISAEEKILDAIRENPKITQRRLAAVTGLTLRGVEWNMAKLKNEGKIRRLGSDKKGTWEIVE; encoded by the coding sequence ATGACTCCAAACACAATTCTAAAAAAAATAAAGCTCGGCGAAACAGTTACCCAAGAATTCAAGCGTTGCGGAAATGGGATTCATTCTGATGTTTATGAAACTGTCTGCTCATTCTTGAACCGTTTTGGCGGAGATATTTTTCTTGGTGTTGATGATGACGGAAATATTGAAGGCGTGCCGGAAAATGCTGTGCGTGATTTAACTAGGAATTTTATAAACTGCCTTAATAATCCTTCTCTTTTTAATCCAGTCTGCACGGCAACTATTGAACCGATTTCTGTAGATGAAAAAATTGTTCTTTGGGTTTATGTTCCGAACGCTTCTCAAGTTTACAGTTTTAAGGGAAAAGTTTATGACCGGCAAGGCGACAGCGACATCGTTGTTACTTCTACAGACAAAATTGCCGAGATGTATATCAGAAAGCAGAATATTTTTACAGAACGCCGTGTTTTTCCATATCTTAAGCTTGAAAATTTGCGGGAAGATGTTTTTCAAAAAGCAAGGCAGCTCGCATACAACAGAAATTCAAATCATTCGTGGATGAAAATGGACAATATGCAGCTTTTGAAGTCTACCGGGCTTTACACACATGATTATGCTACAAATGAGGATGGTCTTACTCTTGCCGCGGCTCTTCTGTTTGGTCAGGATGAAGTGATTCAGGATATTTGTCCGACATACTGGACAGATGCGCTTTGCAGAAAAATCGACACAGACCGATATGATGACCGCGAGATTATTCAGACGAATCTGATTGACAGTGTTGACCTGCTTATGCAGTTCGCCAAAAAGCATACTTCTGATAAATTTTATTTGGATGAAAATATGCAGAGCATCAGCCTGCGTTCAAATATCTGCCGCGAAATGATTGTAAATTGCCTGATTCACCGTGAATTTACAAGCGGACGCATTTCAAAGTTTGTAATTGAAAAAGACAGAATGTATGTTGAAAATCCGAACAAGGCTCAAAATAAAGGAAAGCTTACTCCGGAAAATATTGAGCCTTTTCCAAAAAATCCGTGCATCTCAAAAGTTTTCCGAGAAATAACTTATTCAGAAGAACTTGGTTCTGGCTTTATAAAATTGAATAAATTTGTTCCGTTGTATTCAGGCAAAAATATACGCCCGGAATTTATAGACGGCGATATGTTCAGAATTGTAGTTCCGCTTGGAGAAATGGGCGAAAATGCTGATGTGCAAAATTTTGATAAAAATATGAATGATGGAAAACAAATCAACTGTGGTGAAAACTGTGGTGAAAACTGTGGTGAAAACTGTGGTGAAAATATTTCCGCCGAAGAAAAGATTCTTGATGCAATCAGGGAAAATCCGAAAATCACTCAGAGGCGGCTTGCGGCGGTTACGGGGCTTACGTTGCGCGGCGTGGAATGGAATATGGCAAAATTAAAAAATGAAGGCAAAATAAGGCGCCTCGGTTCTGACAAAAAAGGAACTTGGGAGATTGTGGAATAG
- a CDS encoding DUF3990 domain-containing protein: MKIYHGGFLEVSCPRILEPSRAMDFGNGFYTTTSFNQAKKWSLIKKDRFHYEKAVVSAFEVDNEIFKTAKIKSKVFPKADEEWLDFVMANRQDIHFVYDYDVVMGAVANDNVYASLNLYEDGFLSKKELLDELIAWKYVDQICFHTEKSLNYLEFIKSEEVFQ; this comes from the coding sequence ATGAAAATATATCATGGCGGTTTTTTAGAAGTTTCTTGCCCGAGAATTTTAGAACCAAGCCGCGCAATGGATTTTGGAAATGGTTTTTATACAACAACAAGTTTTAATCAGGCAAAAAAATGGTCTTTGATAAAAAAAGACAGATTTCATTATGAAAAAGCCGTCGTATCCGCATTTGAAGTGGATAATGAAATTTTCAAAACTGCAAAAATTAAATCAAAAGTGTTTCCTAAGGCTGATGAGGAATGGCTGGACTTTGTAATGGCGAACCGTCAGGACATTCATTTTGTTTATGATTATGATGTTGTGATGGGGGCAGTGGCAAATGATAATGTCTATGCAAGCCTGAACTTATACGAAGATGGTTTTTTAAGCAAAAAAGAACTGCTTGACGAGTTGATTGCTTGGAAGTATGTTGACCAGATTTGTTTTCATACAGAAAAATCTTTGAACTATCTGGAATTCATAAAATCAGAGGAGGTGTTTCAATGA
- the cas2 gene encoding CRISPR-associated endonuclease Cas2, with amino-acid sequence MEKHWLIVYDIRDTKRLAKISKCVESYGWRVQKSVFESTASDETIGQLKSRLEKLMDIEEDFVLFFEVCERDFQKKQIFGKNIEKDDKITDEDFVIL; translated from the coding sequence ATGGAAAAGCACTGGCTTATTGTTTACGACATCCGCGACACAAAACGGCTTGCAAAAATCTCAAAGTGCGTTGAAAGCTACGGCTGGCGGGTGCAAAAGTCTGTCTTTGAAAGCACTGCAAGCGATGAGACAATCGGGCAGCTTAAAAGCCGGCTTGAAAAACTGATGGATATTGAGGAAGATTTTGTACTTTTTTTTGAAGTATGCGAGCGTGATTTTCAGAAAAAGCAGATTTTCGGCAAAAATATTGAGAAGGACGATAAAATAACAGATGAGGATTTTGTGATTCTATGA
- the cas2 gene encoding CRISPR-associated endonuclease Cas2, with translation MIYFISYDVSNPKRLNKVAKTLENFGIRIQFSFFECEMEREQLEELKSALLKIINKKEDSLRIYPLCQDCAAKTTSLGNGNIFIPKTFEIL, from the coding sequence ATGATTTATTTTATAAGCTACGATGTTTCAAATCCCAAGCGTCTCAATAAAGTTGCAAAAACACTTGAAAACTTTGGAATCCGCATTCAGTTCTCGTTTTTTGAGTGCGAAATGGAAAGGGAGCAGCTTGAGGAGCTTAAGTCCGCGCTTTTGAAAATCATCAATAAAAAGGAAGACAGTCTGCGGATTTATCCTTTGTGCCAGGACTGCGCCGCAAAAACAACTTCGCTTGGAAACGGAAATATTTTTATTCCCAAGACTTTTGAGATTCTGTGA
- a CDS encoding DUF3791 domain-containing protein has protein sequence MSDELFQKKAEFLSWCIEEYAAEKNLNGRDVANLFSQKKVLDFLGEHYDILHTQGKAYIIETIEDFIKTEGE, from the coding sequence ATGAGCGATGAATTGTTTCAGAAAAAAGCAGAATTTCTATCTTGGTGCATTGAAGAATATGCCGCTGAAAAAAATCTTAACGGGCGGGATGTTGCGAATTTATTTTCCCAGAAAAAAGTTCTGGATTTTCTTGGCGAGCATTACGATATTCTGCATACACAGGGAAAAGCCTATATAATTGAAACAATTGAAGATTTCATAAAAACAGAGGGCGAATAA
- the csm2 gene encoding type III-A CRISPR-associated protein Csm2 has protein sequence MGDGRNGNQQYYGNRNGGGFQKNSFEDKSETPNPVKITSFYKADGKTVQEDLFDSVALNVAKSFKGKNIGVTSTQLRRIFDEVKRFEQILSLQENQWEKQLPYIKMIKSKVAYSVARAAKQKSEEKGVYKNLEAFISSGIDLIKTQEDYHIFVNLFEAAYGFYYELAPSNCR, from the coding sequence ATGGGAGACGGAAGAAATGGGAATCAGCAGTATTATGGAAACAGAAACGGCGGAGGATTTCAGAAGAACTCTTTTGAGGATAAATCTGAGACTCCAAATCCTGTGAAAATTACAAGTTTTTACAAGGCTGACGGAAAAACAGTTCAGGAAGATTTGTTTGATTCTGTTGCGCTGAATGTTGCAAAATCATTCAAAGGTAAAAACATCGGAGTTACATCAACCCAGTTAAGAAGAATTTTTGATGAAGTAAAAAGATTTGAGCAGATTCTGTCTCTTCAGGAAAATCAGTGGGAAAAACAGCTTCCATATATAAAGATGATAAAATCTAAAGTTGCGTATTCTGTTGCCCGTGCTGCAAAGCAAAAATCAGAGGAAAAAGGAGTTTATAAGAACTTGGAAGCTTTTATTTCATCTGGAATTGATTTGATAAAAACTCAGGAAGATTATCATATTTTTGTAAATCTTTTTGAGGCCGCTTACGGATTTTATTACGAACTTGCACCAAGTAATTGCAGATAA
- the cas1 gene encoding CRISPR-associated endonuclease Cas1 has protein sequence MSEIYILSDYGKLSKKDETIVFSQPDGTSTILFPFKTEHLVLVGKVSISADALRLLTKYKIGTTFLSSNGRFNGKLSFGDGKNIFLRQKQFRILDNPQKSLEIAKSIVSGKIRNEISFMQRIKRKNSNENEAVENAISSVKNTLSNAEKTDDIEKLRGYEGLAARKYFEVFKFNLQDEWAEFKTRSKNPPRTNVNAVLSFLYTLLMYRVESAIESQGLDSCCGNLHAVNYGKTALVFDLMEEFRSPVCDSVCCSLFNLGTLKSEDFEKKEFSAESEDYPLELEQGKGDSDSNLGDEENSPAKYGILLTKAGIKKVISAFEAKMNSLILYSPTAQKISYTKIIYQQVQHYKRVICGEETEYKAYYFK, from the coding sequence ATGTCAGAAATTTACATTCTTTCAGATTACGGAAAACTTTCTAAAAAAGACGAGACTATCGTTTTTTCTCAGCCGGACGGAACGAGCACAATTCTTTTCCCGTTCAAGACCGAGCATCTGGTTCTTGTGGGAAAAGTTTCTATCAGCGCGGACGCATTGCGTCTTCTTACAAAATATAAAATCGGCACGACTTTTCTTTCTTCAAACGGGCGTTTTAACGGCAAGCTTTCTTTTGGCGACGGAAAAAATATTTTTCTCAGGCAGAAGCAGTTTAGGATTCTTGACAATCCGCAGAAGTCGCTTGAAATTGCAAAAAGCATTGTCTCTGGGAAAATCCGCAATGAAATCAGTTTTATGCAGCGGATCAAGCGGAAAAATTCAAATGAAAACGAGGCGGTTGAAAACGCAATCAGCTCGGTAAAGAACACGCTCTCCAATGCGGAAAAAACAGATGACATTGAAAAACTCCGCGGATATGAAGGTCTTGCCGCCAGAAAGTATTTTGAGGTCTTTAAATTCAATCTTCAGGATGAATGGGCGGAATTCAAGACAAGAAGCAAAAATCCTCCGCGTACAAATGTGAACGCCGTTTTAAGTTTTCTGTACACGCTTCTGATGTACCGCGTGGAAAGCGCAATCGAAAGTCAGGGCTTGGATTCCTGTTGCGGAAACCTTCATGCCGTGAACTACGGAAAGACCGCCCTTGTGTTTGATTTGATGGAAGAATTCCGCTCGCCAGTCTGTGATTCCGTCTGCTGCTCGCTGTTCAATCTTGGAACATTAAAGAGCGAAGATTTTGAGAAAAAAGAATTTTCAGCCGAAAGCGAAGATTATCCTTTGGAGCTGGAACAAGGAAAGGGCGATTCGGATTCAAATTTGGGAGATGAAGAGAATTCTCCTGCAAAGTATGGAATCCTTCTTACCAAAGCTGGAATCAAAAAAGTGATTTCCGCGTTCGAGGCAAAAATGAATTCTCTGATTTTGTATTCGCCGACAGCGCAAAAAATTTCGTACACAAAAATAATTTATCAGCAGGTTCAGCATTACAAGCGCGTAATCTGCGGCGAAGAAACAGAATACAAGGCGTACTATTTCAAATGA
- a CDS encoding Card1-like endonuclease domain-containing protein — protein MKETILVNLVSEQTIPNVQFIKWYFNKKQTPMKILLVSTKEMEQKEKSLFIKNALHFSDSFVEWETIHTDGNDISKTENILTDYFRDNEYKNIIVNITGGTKIMSLAAFDFFNNKPNTEIFYQPIGKELQELYPNKQKYDMFEVLSLKEYLDAHGISYKYDNECVKDWNYNKTVYDLCVADNRELIKGMIALQNNSYFNNVYKRKDFLDFTQIEEEKFIAINHPAATKENMIKILQIFGFDVSRIEHKHIRYITGGWFEEYVYQKICNEYHNVDEKNVALNVTIQKGNDKNELDVIYLDKDNKLHVIECKSFVDGNEGNRVLNDALYKLQAIIKSKFGLYVKQHLYTKSIIEKETPLNRAKEFGIDIKDGTQL, from the coding sequence ATGAAAGAGACAATTCTTGTAAATTTGGTCAGTGAGCAGACAATTCCAAATGTTCAGTTTATAAAATGGTATTTCAATAAAAAGCAAACGCCTATGAAAATCCTGCTTGTTTCTACAAAAGAAATGGAGCAAAAAGAAAAGTCATTGTTTATAAAAAATGCATTGCATTTTTCTGATTCTTTTGTGGAATGGGAAACAATTCATACTGATGGAAATGATATTTCAAAAACAGAGAATATTCTAACTGATTATTTTAGAGATAATGAATATAAAAATATAATTGTAAATATCACAGGCGGAACAAAAATTATGTCTTTGGCTGCATTTGATTTTTTCAACAATAAGCCAAATACGGAAATTTTTTATCAACCGATTGGAAAAGAACTTCAGGAACTTTATCCAAATAAACAAAAATATGATATGTTTGAAGTACTTTCTTTAAAGGAATATCTGGATGCTCATGGAATTTCTTATAAGTATGATAACGAATGTGTAAAAGACTGGAATTATAACAAAACTGTTTATGATTTGTGCGTTGCTGATAACCGTGAGTTAATAAAAGGAATGATAGCCCTTCAAAATAATTCATATTTTAATAATGTTTATAAGAGAAAAGACTTTTTGGATTTCACTCAAATAGAAGAAGAAAAATTCATAGCCATAAATCATCCTGCTGCAACAAAAGAGAATATGATAAAAATCTTGCAGATTTTTGGATTTGATGTTTCAAGAATTGAACACAAGCATATTCGGTATATAACAGGTGGCTGGTTTGAAGAATATGTTTATCAGAAAATCTGTAATGAATATCACAATGTAGATGAAAAAAATGTTGCCTTGAACGTTACAATTCAAAAAGGAAATGATAAAAATGAACTTGATGTAATTTATTTGGATAAGGATAACAAGCTTCATGTAATTGAATGTAAAAGTTTTGTGGACGGCAATGAAGGCAATAGGGTTTTAAACGATGCTTTGTATAAACTTCAAGCCATAATCAAGTCTAAATTTGGCTTGTACGTAAAACAGCATTTGTATACAAAAAGCATAATAGAAAAAGAAACTCCTTTAAATCGTGCTAAAGAATTTGGCATTGATATAAAAGATGGAACACAACTTTAG
- the csm3 gene encoding type III-A CRISPR-associated RAMP protein Csm3, which produces MKQIDTKKLSGKIVVKTGLHIGAGNDKVEIGGMDNPIIRNPLTHEPYIPGSSIKGKMRSLMEWKFDKLKSTGGKVCSCGLPECKVCRVFGSANTKSEEAKDRGPTRLIVRDAVLTKEWKEKFRNGNSIVEEKNENSLNRITAEANPRPIERIVPGVEFDFEISYRVIDTDDGGKTDENYFKEVVLESLKLLQDDYLGGGGSRGNGQIEFKDLVDEDNNPVNL; this is translated from the coding sequence ATGAAACAGATAGACACAAAAAAACTTTCAGGAAAAATTGTTGTAAAGACAGGGCTTCATATTGGAGCTGGCAATGACAAAGTTGAAATCGGCGGAATGGACAATCCGATTATCAGAAATCCGCTTACACATGAACCTTATATTCCTGGCTCTTCGATAAAAGGAAAAATGCGTTCTTTAATGGAATGGAAATTTGACAAACTCAAAAGTACCGGCGGAAAAGTCTGTTCCTGTGGACTTCCGGAGTGTAAAGTTTGCCGTGTTTTTGGAAGCGCAAATACAAAGTCGGAAGAGGCAAAAGACAGAGGTCCGACAAGGCTTATAGTGCGTGATGCAGTCTTGACAAAAGAATGGAAAGAGAAATTCAGAAACGGAAATTCTATTGTTGAAGAAAAGAATGAAAACTCATTGAACAGAATCACTGCGGAAGCAAATCCCCGTCCGATTGAACGCATTGTTCCCGGCGTCGAATTCGACTTTGAAATTTCCTACCGAGTAATTGATACCGACGATGGTGGCAAGACTGACGAAAATTATTTTAAGGAAGTTGTCCTTGAATCTTTGAAACTTTTGCAGGATGACTATCTTGGCGGAGGCGGAAGCCGCGGAAACGGTCAGATTGAATTTAAGGATTTGGTTGATGAAGACAACAATCCTGTAAATCTTTAG